TTCAGCATGAACAAGTTCACCTTCATTGAAAAGGATTACAGCCCGTTTTTCTTCATATTCAAGATATAACCGACCTGTTTTCTGGTTGGAATTAATCATCTGACAGAGTTCCACCGGTGAAATATCAGACAATTGTCCCACCATCCCGGATGACAGCTCCTCCGCACGCTGGAGATTCATCTTGGTAATTCTGCTCACCAGTAATTTGTAGAAAAATACCTGAAGTGCTGGAAATCTGACAAGAATATGTCTGAAATTCTTATGGTTCATAACCGCAATTTTACATGGTTCGGCGGCCATGATTGTCGTAGTGACTCTTTCCCCGGAGAGCAGGCTCATTTCTCCGAAAACTTCACCCTTTTCCAGTTCGGCAAGGGTGACTCCATGGTCATCAATTACTTCTGCCTTTCCGGAAATAATAATAAACAGACGATTTCCCGGGTCCCCCTTCTGGGTTATCGGAAACTGCCAGGGATATTCAGTCAGTTCAAGCAGAGTTGCGAGATCAAGCAGGTCATCATCAGACAACGTTGAAAACAATTCAATACTGCGCAGTAGCCCTGCGAAATGTGATACTTCCCTGATCTTCTCCCTTCTTTCAGTTGCGACAAGAAGTTTCATCTGCAGAGTTGCAAAACCCTTTTCCTTTTTATATTCAAAACGAATAATGCCGGTACAGCCACCACATTCAAATTTGTTTTTTTCAATACCGCTCTGACTGAATTTTTCATAACTCTCACCCTCTGAAGCTATTTCAATCAGTTCCCTGGCCAGGGTCAGACATGTGGCTTTTCCTGCGGGCATGGTCAGGTTCCCTTCACTGACATCCAGTTCTTCTCCCACATTATATAAGGGGCAATGACGTTCTTCAGTAATTATGAATATGCCGTTTCTAAACTGCATGACTCACCTGGTACACAACATGATTAACCTGAAAATACCACGTTCTCTTTCCTTCGGATTGATGAGTATTTACCAAAACTTGAAAAATTTATAATTTTCAAGTCTGCCTGGTGAGAGTCAGTCAGATCGCCCAAACAGGAGATAAATTATAAATCCGAGAACAACAGCTCCCCCGAAAATTACGGGTAAAATTTTGTCAATCTGGATCACCCCGTTGACCAGCAGGGAATTCATATACGGTGTTCCTGAAAACCACCAGACCGCAGTTAAAACGGAAAGGATAATAATATCCTTCCATTTCTGTTTATACAGGTTGTAGAGAATAAACGAGCCAAAAGGAACAATAAACCAGGGATTGGTAAACAGGGCGACAATATCGACATTCTTTATCTGTTCCTGGAGATGTGTTGACTCAAGCCATTTTACAAAAGTATCTATGAATTCCATCTTTTTCTTTTTTCTACTGTATTAAGTAAATGTAATGATTAGTATACCGTATGTAAAAGATTACCCTTTAACAACGGACTTACCCGGAAGAATTTTGGTAAAAACAAGCATCGTGATACCATCGCCCGACTGTCCAGACAGGCATTCATGCTTATTATAGCATATGCTGTCTTTTTTGTCTGCCGACACCGCTGAATTGGAAGATAAATGAATAATATTGTACAACATATCACAAACAGGCCCATGTATCTGTATATCCTGCTCCTCAGCATGTGTGCAACAGGAGGGCTTCAGGCCGCACGGATCCTTTTTGATAATTTTGCCGTCCATGTTGTGCATCTCAATGGTAACCACATCGGCATGATTCAATCAATAAGAGAGATTCCCGGTTTTTTGTCTCTTTTTGTAATTTATATTCTTTTTATCATCAAAGAACACCGGCTCGCCTCC
The DNA window shown above is from Desulfomarina profundi and carries:
- a CDS encoding DUF4388 domain-containing protein, with amino-acid sequence MQFRNGIFIITEERHCPLYNVGEELDVSEGNLTMPAGKATCLTLARELIEIASEGESYEKFSQSGIEKNKFECGGCTGIIRFEYKKEKGFATLQMKLLVATERREKIREVSHFAGLLRSIELFSTLSDDDLLDLATLLELTEYPWQFPITQKGDPGNRLFIIISGKAEVIDDHGVTLAELEKGEVFGEMSLLSGERVTTTIMAAEPCKIAVMNHKNFRHILVRFPALQVFFYKLLVSRITKMNLQRAEELSSGMVGQLSDISPVELCQMINSNQKTGRLYLEYEEKRAVILFNEGELVHAELNEHEGKDAFYEILSIDNGRFKFSQGLSEKEEKLDVIGGFMAMLMEGMKQLDDKRYRVTGYGRMNNLLEE